One segment of Danio aesculapii chromosome 3, fDanAes4.1, whole genome shotgun sequence DNA contains the following:
- the LOC130220569 gene encoding acid-sensing ion channel 2 produces the protein MMDLKEGCGSEASRETESGGMGSLGGHSSWQSFAHRSTLHGLRFIFPYSSSSSSSPYRSTSRRLLWSAALLASLVLLILESTERLAYFLSYPHVTSVDAVVSGSLVFPAVTVCNLNAYRFTRLTQNDLYHAGELLALLDVHLQIPEPHLAEPHVLAFLTEKSNFTNYRPKPFSMREFTERVGHDLKEMMLYCRFQGQECSHQDFKTVSVCKVFLL, from the coding sequence ATGATGGACCTGAAGGAGGGCTGTGGAAGCGAGGCTAGTCGTGAAACTGAGAGCGGGGGCATGGGGAGTCTTGGAGGCCACTCATCTTGGCAGTCCTTTGCCCACCGAAGCACCCTTCATGGTCTGCGCTTCATCTTCCCctactcttcatcatcatcttcctccCCTTATCGCTCCACTTCGCGCCGTCTGCTCTGGAGTGCAGCCTTGCTGGCCAGCTTAGTCCTACTGATCCTGGAGAGCACCGAGCGGCTGGCCTACTTCCTCTCCTATCCGCACGTCACCAGCGTGGACGCAGTGGTTTCTGGCAGCCTGGTTTTCCCTGCTGTCACCGTCTGTAATCTGAATGCCTACCGTTTCACACGTCTCACACAGAATGACCTCTACCACGCGGGGGAACTGTTGGCCTTGCTGGACGTGCACCTGCAGATCCCTGAGCCACACCTGGCTGAGCCCCACGTGCTGGCCTTTCTCACAGAGAAATCCAACTTCACTAACTACCGGCCCAAGCCCTTTAGCATGCGGGAGTTCACAGAACGAGTGGGACACGACCTGAAGGAGATGATGCTCTACTGCCGTTTCCAGGGCCAGGAGTGCAGCCACCAGGACTTCAAAACGGTGAGTGTCTGCAAGGTATTTCTTCTATAA